The DNA window GTCATATCTGGGTTTGAGAAAGTCACACGCAACACATATGCCTCAtcataaaaaaaaaatcaaatatcATAGACCATAAGTTCCTAACAGTATGGCATCGTTAGTGCAAATTGAAGTACAGGAGATTTCAATTATTCTTTACTCCCTGAACAGAAACATCAAATTGAGATGCAGCACCTACCATAAAGTAACCAGGAAAGAGAAATATGTGCATGCACGATCACAGATATACTGTTCTAGGAAAATTGCTTGCATGAATGCCATCAGCAGGAAATGATGAATAACCACATTCAAGCGCCAATAGGGAAAGACATGTCATACCAATTTTATGTTTACTAACTACTTCTTTGTTATAAACAACAGTAAGTCAATCTAAGAGCCTAAAGCCAGGGTAAGATAGACCAGCTAATAGTACCTATTTCGCAATAACCTCCTTGTGAGCCTTAAATGACAAAATCACATTCCATGCAAGGGCTACAAAATTAGCAGCAAGCACCTGAAAAAAAATGGCAGTAAGTTGGTGAGGGCAAGACACAAAGCATGCTAATATGACAACTTGTGAACATGAGTATCTTCAAAGACCTGAAACTTCTGAGGAACAAAGTAAAAATTCAGAAACTGAAACGGTATCCATAATTGCCAATttgccaacactgatgataacCACTCCTGTAGATGTCAGAAATGAAAATTAGATAGCCAGAAAAGTGTATGCGCACATCGTGCCAAGGGGTGAAAGATTATGGTAAGTTTCGGCTCACCTGCTTAAGCTTTGGCACTACAAGAGAAGACTTTCCCTCCAAGGTGACTAGTAAGCTCATAAAAATGCCGATGAAAATGGGAGAGAAAATGAACTGAGGAGAAGAAGATTAAGACAACATCAAAAGCAAATACAATAATTGTAGAAACAAAGAAACTGAAGGACACGCAAGAAAATGTCATGACTACAGTATATTTCCTCAGGGTTGCAAGGGAGAGAGGAAAAGAATGCAAACCTGATCAAGTATAAGGCGAGCAATGGCACCTGATGCTCCGCTGATTGTCACTAATTTACTCAAATAAAGGTACCTGCATATGAAGACTAACTATAAAACAAAGAGCAGTGCCGGAGAATGCTGGCTACACTATGTACTGATAAAGTGATAATTACTTCAGCTCAGAAAAGATTACCAGACATGTAAAGTTGGCCCCACAAGGGCAAGCCCCAAAAATGTGAACACAAATATTCTCCTTAAATCAAGCTCTGGAACTCGATCAATCACAAGCTGGAATAGAAAGCAAAGTGGATTTAGAACTACACATTTAAGTGTTTGAGCAGCAAACAACAGCGACTGCCATAAATATAGGATAAAAACACTTCAATGAGAGGCAAGCTTTCAACCTTAACAATTTCATAAAATGAAATCAGCATGTTTTCCAATCATTGCTGCGATACGCTTCTTGCTGCAGTCTCCTATAGTGTCAAACTGTCAATGGATTGGATTTCTTAGGTTGAATTCGTTTTCTTGCTTGTTAGTTGTTCGATTAAACTCTATATTTCAATTTTGACCTGCATACATTTATAGTTGATTTCACAAAGTTGGTAACAATACCATTTTTGTCATACAGTAGAATAGGAGTCTGTATTACTTTGCTTGTCTGAGAATTTTGGTCCTTTTTTTGAAAGACAGAATTTTGGTCTTTCAAGTTCCATAAGTACCTACCCCAGCAAAGGCCAGTGGAAATTATATATTACTGTTGTAAACAAAAATAACTCCACATAATCTAGAGAACGTCATGGTTGGCAACAAAATTTCAGTGGGATTATATTTCGGACACCAAGATTCATGGAGGATCCATACAACTGATTTGCACTGGGAAAAAAAATCTGAACACAATTAGGTTGGTAGATAGTGCTTTGATTATACCATAAACCTTGACAGTTTTGTGGTCCACAAAACAAACAGAAACATAGACGTACTAGGCTGCCTGAAAGTCACTACCAAATCCATGCATCAGACTGAAGCCAAATGCTGCAAATGTACCTGGCAGATGAGGTCCCCGGCCAGAGTTAGCACAGCAGAAGTGACCGCCTTAGTTGCAATCGGATTCTTATATAAACTTGTGCTAAAATCTTGAAAATAAGGATTCACTGTTAGTAGCTTTTTGGCAAAACAAACCCACCAGCCAAAAACCTTGCATactaggagtcggctaagtatataccactagccgggtaagtcttgctgagtattagttgCTCAGGGTTTGTTGCCCAAATTATTTCAGGTCCTGCTGATGTAGATTTCTGTCCTTGTTGTGCTAAGTTCATTCACCTTGATGTGGATGGTTGGGAAGCCGTCGAACCAGATGCATAGTCATTTGATGATCTCGGGTCGCACACGCGGAGGCTGAGTGTGTGATCCATCGTTCACGCCTTAATTACCGTAGTTGTCGGGTTTCCTTTATATCGGACTTTTATTCCAATTTCAGTTGGACTTGTGAATTATTTATGTATTCGAACTTGGCTTGTAAAACTAAATGTACCGTACTCGGTATTGTATTTGTAAGAACTCTGGCATATTTGTACTATCTGTGCTCACCTTCGAGTGAGAGTTCTGATGTTTGTTTCGATCGATGAAATCAGTGGTTAAATCGGGATGCTACCCAACAGACTGTCGAATTACAACGTTTTAAG is part of the Panicum hallii strain FIL2 chromosome 2, PHallii_v3.1, whole genome shotgun sequence genome and encodes:
- the LOC112880409 gene encoding protein sym-1-like, with product MMAMVSALALLLAPRPVSTRPTSPHLHSRRLALPPRPATLSAQAATHPRRAGRLQQLHAASCCNNSAPAAGTSGGSATGAKDWRFYLAWYLMSLDKNPIATKAVTSAVLTLAGDLICQLVIDRVPELDLRRIFVFTFLGLALVGPTLHVWYLYLSKLVTISGASGAIARLILDQFIFSPIFIGIFMSLLVTLEGKSSLVVPKLKQEWLSSVLANWQLWIPFQFLNFYFVPQKFQVLAANFVALAWNVILSFKAHKEVIAK